A region of Paucidesulfovibrio longus DSM 6739 DNA encodes the following proteins:
- a CDS encoding acyl-CoA thioesterase, whose product MNPKKASESAVVMTHIALPEDANPAGNLHGGVILKHVDTAGGVVAMRHARANVVTASFERMDFLEPAYVGELMTFKASLNYVGRTSMEVGVRVEAENPITGHVRHTNSAYVTYVALDENGRPRSVPPLDLDTPTAERRAREAENRRRMREAIIRSEEY is encoded by the coding sequence GTGAATCCGAAAAAAGCCTCGGAATCCGCGGTGGTCATGACCCACATCGCCCTGCCCGAGGACGCCAATCCCGCGGGCAACCTGCACGGCGGCGTGATCCTCAAGCACGTGGACACGGCCGGGGGCGTGGTGGCCATGCGCCACGCGCGCGCCAACGTGGTCACGGCCTCGTTCGAGCGCATGGATTTTCTGGAGCCCGCCTACGTGGGCGAGCTGATGACCTTCAAGGCCAGCCTGAACTACGTGGGCCGGACGAGCATGGAGGTCGGGGTGCGCGTCGAGGCCGAGAACCCCATCACCGGGCACGTGCGCCACACCAACTCCGCCTACGTGACCTACGTGGCCCTGGACGAGAACGGCAGGCCCCGTTCCGTGCCGCCCCTGGACCTGGACACGCCCACTGCCGAGCGCCGCGCCCGCGAGGCCGAAAACCGCCGGCGCATGCGCGAAGCCATCATCCGATCCGAAGAATATTAG